In the Leptospiraceae bacterium genome, one interval contains:
- the aroE gene encoding shikimate dehydrogenase, which translates to MKISNKTKIFGILGNPLSHTLSPLIHNYLFQEYGLDGIYLVFETQNPDSTLVSLQNLNVQGLSVTIPYKEWAYSVAHKNDETSEWMKAANTLTFQENKILANNTDGYGAVESIKNSGNKILHSNVVVLGSGGSARGIAYSLAKEMKQKKIYISARNKIKSLELVSLLNSTSPGISEYIPVQQIGEVKDDVSLVINTTPLGMKNYDQDILLSEDFFSNNHTLFDIVYNPCHTPLVKLAMKRKAKIILGYEMLVYQAMKQFEIFTSIQVEKKIIEKVKTQVFKILK; encoded by the coding sequence ATGAAAATATCAAATAAGACTAAAATTTTTGGAATTCTTGGAAATCCTTTATCCCACACTCTATCGCCTCTAATTCATAACTATCTATTTCAAGAATATGGTTTGGATGGAATTTATTTAGTTTTTGAGACTCAAAATCCAGATAGCACTTTAGTATCACTTCAAAATTTGAATGTACAAGGACTGTCTGTGACTATTCCTTATAAAGAATGGGCTTATTCGGTTGCACATAAAAACGACGAAACATCCGAATGGATGAAAGCTGCCAACACTTTAACATTTCAAGAGAATAAAATATTAGCCAATAACACAGACGGGTATGGTGCGGTTGAATCTATAAAAAATTCAGGAAATAAAATATTGCATTCTAATGTTGTTGTTTTAGGTAGCGGAGGAAGTGCCAGAGGTATCGCATATTCATTGGCAAAAGAAATGAAACAGAAAAAGATTTATATCTCTGCGAGAAATAAAATAAAGTCTTTGGAATTGGTGAGTTTGTTAAATTCTACTTCCCCCGGAATATCTGAATACATCCCAGTGCAACAAATTGGTGAAGTAAAAGATGATGTATCCCTTGTTATCAACACAACTCCTCTTGGAATGAAAAACTACGATCAAGATATTTTGCTATCAGAAGATTTTTTTTCAAATAATCATACGTTATTCGATATTGTTTATAATCCTTGTCATACTCCATTGGTCAAACTCGCAATGAAAAGAAAGGCAAAAATTATCTTGGGTTATGAAATGCTTGTTTATCAAGCGATGAAGCAGTTTGAAATATTCACAAGCATTCAAGTCGAAAAAAAGATTATTGAAAAAGTCAAAACTCAAGTTTTTAAAATATTAAAATGA
- a CDS encoding bifunctional folylpolyglutamate synthase/dihydrofolate synthase: MSFDEFLDQLPNLEKTRNFNVFKSYSLEKFESALKLLNLDRRFSKAKIPLRISVIGTNGKGSVSHFLSELAISSNLYKKVGLFTSPHLLHKEERIRLNAEKISIEKLNSLFRELSFYYEDLLSELSYFEIFTIMAFFYFQKENCDLEIYEAGLGGRFDSTKLAFSDILILTKISLDHSEILGKTEVDILKEKLAISSEYTRFLFYYNQENQELNEMISGYCKNKNIETFFFTKEFQDIDYLSYNLEFCKFIFNVIDPKFDSSVYKVKNGAPGRIEILKEEPLVVFDVAHNVSAIQYLLKSIQSKFYFHKLNVVFACLKDKDGEEMVKVFLSSPFIEKVYLYRSGEYLEIHLISEKIETISQDQLKELTQNSHLPLLVTGSFRLYDLIKRNFSG, translated from the coding sequence ATGAGTTTTGATGAATTTTTAGACCAACTTCCTAATTTAGAAAAGACAAGAAATTTTAATGTATTTAAAAGTTATAGTTTAGAAAAGTTTGAGTCTGCATTAAAGTTACTAAATTTAGATAGACGATTTTCAAAAGCAAAAATCCCTCTTCGTATTTCAGTGATTGGGACTAATGGAAAAGGCTCTGTGTCACACTTTCTTTCTGAGTTAGCTATAAGCTCAAATTTGTATAAGAAAGTCGGGTTGTTTACTTCTCCTCATCTTTTGCATAAAGAAGAGAGAATTCGTTTGAATGCAGAAAAAATTTCTATAGAGAAATTAAATTCACTATTTCGAGAGCTATCTTTCTATTACGAAGATTTATTGAGTGAGCTTTCGTATTTTGAAATATTTACGATTATGGCTTTTTTTTATTTTCAGAAAGAAAATTGCGATCTTGAAATCTACGAAGCTGGTCTTGGCGGGAGATTTGATTCTACAAAATTGGCTTTTTCTGATATTTTAATTCTGACAAAAATAAGTTTGGATCATTCTGAAATATTGGGAAAGACCGAAGTAGATATTTTAAAAGAAAAATTGGCGATTTCATCGGAATATACAAGATTTCTATTCTATTACAACCAAGAAAATCAAGAATTGAATGAAATGATTTCCGGGTATTGCAAAAATAAAAATATTGAGACATTTTTTTTTACGAAAGAATTTCAGGATATAGATTATCTTTCCTACAATTTAGAATTTTGCAAATTTATTTTCAATGTGATTGATCCAAAATTTGATTCTTCTGTATATAAGGTTAAGAATGGTGCCCCGGGCAGAATAGAAATTTTAAAAGAAGAGCCTCTTGTTGTGTTTGATGTTGCGCATAACGTATCTGCGATTCAGTATCTTTTAAAGTCAATTCAAAGTAAATTCTATTTCCATAAGTTAAATGTTGTATTTGCTTGTTTAAAAGATAAAGATGGAGAAGAAATGGTAAAAGTTTTCTTATCGAGTCCATTTATCGAAAAGGTGTATCTTTATAGGTCTGGCGAATATTTGGAAATTCATTTAATTTCTGAAAAAATCGAGACTATAAGCCAAGATCAACTGAAAGAGCTTACCCAAAACAGCCATCTTCCACTTTTGGTCACAGGCAGTTTTCGACTTTACGATTTGATAAAAAGAAATTTCAGTGGATAA
- a CDS encoding UpxY family transcription antiterminator, whose amino-acid sequence MWYALYTNPRAEKKLSALLNKYKVENYLPLLAIKKKWSDRYKIISTPLFTSYIFVNIEYDKDRIKILSLPGAHHFIFHLGKPCIISEEDIEMIKIFVENFPETLKLKKEESLKKGKTILIKYGPFAGHKAEVERVNKNARVVLKLPAMNQTISVEVQVEELGLDEIW is encoded by the coding sequence ATGTGGTATGCTCTTTATACAAACCCCAGAGCAGAGAAAAAACTATCTGCACTTTTAAATAAATACAAAGTAGAAAATTATCTTCCACTTTTGGCAATTAAAAAAAAGTGGTCGGATCGCTATAAAATTATCAGTACACCTCTTTTTACTTCTTATATATTTGTGAATATTGAATACGATAAAGATAGAATAAAAATTCTTTCTCTTCCCGGTGCCCATCATTTTATTTTTCATCTCGGTAAACCTTGCATAATTTCGGAAGAAGATATTGAAATGATAAAAATTTTTGTAGAAAATTTTCCGGAAACCCTGAAATTAAAAAAAGAAGAAAGTTTAAAGAAAGGAAAAACAATTTTAATCAAATATGGCCCTTTCGCTGGGCATAAAGCAGAGGTTGAAAGAGTGAATAAAAATGCAAGAGTAGTATTGAAACTGCCTGCGATGAATCAGACAATTTCGGTAGAAGTTCAAGTTGAAG